Part of the Primulina huaijiensis isolate GDHJ02 chromosome 15, ASM1229523v2, whole genome shotgun sequence genome is shown below.
TTTCAGGTCTCAAAGCTATTCACAAGCCTCACTCGCACAAAATCTCAAACACCTTGAGTACATGACATGAAGGTATGACATATTCCAAAGTATTCGTGTCATGAAGAATTGGAAAAAATGTTGAAATATACTTGCTCCTTGACATGGTGTTGCTAAATGCGAAGGAGGTTGAAGGTAGCGATTTTTTGAAACTTGGATGGCATCAAAGAAGCCATGTATGCTGCCAAGGTACCGTACACGAGGTCTCCATGAGTGTACTATTGGCTAACCGTTGGTGAAAGAGGATCAATTTTTATGGCAGTGAAGAATTGGAGGAGTTGGAGAAAGAAGATAAATAAATGttgaaacatgatttttattgtgAGTTTTAGAAGAGAGAGTTACTGGGATTCGGATCGTCTACTGTGTTGAAAACCAAGCACTACATGCtgacaactttttaaatttatctcatATGGTGTGAAGTCCACAAGATGATCATGTGAACATCTCGTGTAAGTGATGTGTTTTCAACACAGTAGAGGATCTAAATCTGAGTTACTGTAGGCAGAAGATCATCTCTTTATCTACtttcttttttctctttaaatattttgttttgtgtaTTTTGGGCTCAGACccttaaaatattttgcaacaATAGAATTAGACTTGGACACTTATAAATAGACAAAATGGCCTACTGATCAAATTGACTAGGGGGGATTTTTTGGAGTCAAAATTTGTCGTCGAAAACATGGAAGAAGAAGTACCTATAGATGTAGTGGAAAAAGAACAGTGATGACGAAGAGATGATAAGGTAAGGTAGACTGGTATTATGGTCATACGATACGAAAAGAAAGAAGTGTAACATTTCTTTGGGAATATACAAATATaagttgaattatatttttgagaatGTATCTATCAGATATAAGTTGACTTATATTTTTGGGAATACACCTATCTGATATAAGTTGACttaaatttttgggaatttaccTATCGAAGATAAGCTTCTGACCTAAGATGAAATGTTTGACTCggggataataaattatttatgaaaatataagaATTATATAAGCTTTGATATTCAGATGTAGAAGTTAATTTTTGTGTCAATAATTAACGGTATGTACATCAGATTTGGGATGATAAgtgttaaatttaaatatgttggATTTTTTAATATCTTATGAAGgtaagaaataatatatattaagaaatttatattattttatgtcatttttttatgaaaataaagtaaGATATTGATGGACATTAAGGAAGTGTAGCATACATAAGTTCTGACTCTTCTTATAGTATAAAAAAAAAGGGAGATTTGAGGAAAAAGACATCCAACCAAACTTGTTTGTGTTAAAGTATGCTAGGCTCATAGTCTTGATTAAGGAAATATTTAGTAAAAGAAGAATTATTTGAGGAATTAGTTTCTTTCGTACAAGGTTGAAAGAAATTTTAACTAGGTTATAATTATTGGGACTTGAGTCAATAGGCTGATAAGGAGTTATGTTCTAAGATTCTATATTGGTTTTAAGTTTTGAGATAGTAATCATGATAatttaagataaaataaaataagtatgGATACGCATATATTCAGTGCCGATTTTATACACTGTACTATGGGAATTGATTGATTGGACAAGAATCATGCAATGGTAGATTTTCGGGGTAAGAATGCTAAACTCCAATCTAAGAATAAATCGTATTTCATGCCGAGGATAAGGAACAAAAATCCTTCCTTTCTGCTTCTCAGACTTAGAAAGTCATGGAGTTTGGCGAAGAAGTCTAACTAGCAATGATCAGCGAGGTAAATAACGAAGTTAAGATGAAGATAGAGGATATTCCAGTTATTCAGGAATTTCCGGACATCTTCCCTGAAGAATTGCCTGGCACGATTCCTGACCGTGAAGTGGAGTTTGAGATCAACTTGATCCGTGGAGCTGCACCGATCTCGaaagcaccataccgaatggtcCCAGTAGAGTTAAAAGAACTAAAGGATCAACTCCAAGAATTATTGGATAAGAAGCATATTAAACCCAGTGCATCTCCATGAGGAGCCCCtgtattatttgagaaaaaGAAAGACAGGATGAGGTTATGTATCGACTATAGAGAGTTGAACAAAATCCCAATTAAGAATAAATACCATCTCCCAAagatagatgatcttttcgatcaatTGAAAGGAGACAATGTCTATTCAAAACTCGATCTGAGGACAGGATACCTTCAACTgaaggtcaaagcagaagataCTCCTAAATCGGCCTTCAGGTCGAGATACGGCCATTACGAGTTTACGGTAATGTCGTTTGGACTGACCAATGCTCcagcagcattcatggacctcatgaatagagtcttcaaaccaTAACTTGATATTTTCGTGGtcgtattcatagacgacattcttgtGTACTCACAAAGTAAGGAAGATCATGAAGAACATCTTCGCCTCACTCTACAGACACTCAGAGAAAAAGAACTGTATGCCAAatttaagaaatgtgaattttggctaacAAGTGTCGCCTTCTTGGGTCACATAATCTCTGAACTAAGTGTTTCAGTGGATCCCAAGAAAATAGAGGCAATTGTGGACTGGCCTCGACCAAAGACCGTAACTGGGATGCAAAGCTTTCTGGGTTTAGCTGGAAATTTTAGGAAATTAAGTTGAAACAAAATCATGATCTTTACATAACAAAAATTAAGGAGCAACTTCAAGAAGGAAAAGCGCAAGAATTCCAAACTGATGAGAAAGACGTCATGTGAATGAAAGGACGTTTGTGTGTACCAGACCTCGATGAGATAAGACGCGAAGTAATGTCTGTCAAAGTTCTCAATTCTCTCGGGGAGCACCAAAATGTATCGAgacttgaaaaagaattactggcggaatggaatgaagaaggacGTAGCTGAATTTGTCGCTAAATGCCAAAtttgtcaacaggtcaaaacAGAACATCAACGACCTGAAGGACCCCTACAACCACTAGAGATCCCAACatggaagtgggagcacatTTCCATGAACTTTGTGGTAGGATTACCAAAGTCAAGACAATAACCATGATGGGATCTGGGTTATCATCGATCGAATGATCAAATCGGCACACTTTTTACCGGTGATAATGAACTACAACCTAGATAAATTAGCCACCTTGTACTGTTGTACATGAACAACATAGTAAGATTACACGGAGTTCCAGCAAGTATACTATCTGATAGGGATCCAAGATTTGTGTCtcgattttggaaaagtttccaAGAAGCCATGGGAACCAAAGTCACcctcagcacggcctatcacCGGCAAACAGATGGCCAAACCGAAAGAACAATTCAAACTTTAGAGGACATGTTAAGGGCGTGTGTTCTAGATTTCAAaggaaattggagtgaacatcTACCTCTAATAGAGTTCACATAAAATAACAGCTACCACATTAGCATAGAGATGGCCCCTTATGAAGCGCtctatggaagaaaatgtagattgCACCTGTATTGGGACGAAATCGGGGAGAAAGCCATCACCGGGCCTATATCATCATGGAGAAACTCAAAGCGGCTCAGGACCGATAAAAGAGCTGGGCTGACTTGAAGAGAAGGCCGTTGGAGTTTAAAGTCGGAGAGAAGACCTATGTCAAGGTTTCACCTATGAAGGGAGTGGTCCGCTTCATCAAATCGGGAAAATTGAACCCAAGATACGTTGGACCCTTCGAAATTCTGGAAAGAATCGGAACCCTTGCTTATCGGCTAGCCTTGTCGCCTGACATGTCAAGAATCCATAACGTCTTCCAAGTTTCGCAACTAAGAAGATATATTCCCGACTCGAGTCATATTCTCGAGGTTTCACCACTGCTACTCGACGACAACCTGAATAAAGAATTGAACTATGAAGAAGTTCATATCCGTATAGTGGACACCAAAGAACAAGTGCTACGTCACCGCACCATTCCGTACGTGAAAATACAATGGTATAACCATACTGAACGGGAATCAACATGGGAGCTAGAAGAGAAGATGCGCACCCTTTATCCCTACCTTTTCAAAGACCAAGTTaactcaagtttcgaggacgaaattttaaaCAAGGAGGGAAGAATGTGAAGACTCAAAATTTTACTATACAAAGAAACAAAGTATCAAGTTGATTTTagttttgcattgaagataaaTTATGTCATGTATGAGAATAAAATTACATGCAACCTTTGGTATGGAAGGTGAATGCCAAGAGTCACATTGGTTATTAATGTCATAAACCATGCAACCTTTGGTATGGAAGAGGAAAGCATAAAGTCACATTGgtgcctataaatagtggcaaagGAATGAGTGAAATCACACCAAAACGATATCAAAAGTTCTCTCTAAAAGTTGTAATTTTCGAGTACAAAAATTCTGCTCAATTTCAGAAAGTTTTTCTCATTGTTTTAAACATCCAAATCCGATCTCAACCGTTCAAAATATACCTACACGTGTTTGGAGCAATATATCCAAAATTCTgaccgatccaacggttcaattaTGTGAAAACATTTTTGCAAGGTGATTCAGTGTCAAACGCAAACTTGTTCATTCCAAGATT
Proteins encoded:
- the LOC140958908 gene encoding uncharacterized protein, whose product is MKGVVRFIKSGKLNPRYVGPFEILERIGTLAYRLALSPDMSRIHNVFQVSQLRRYIPDSSHILEVSPLLLDDNLNKELNYEEVHIRIVDTKEQVLRHRTIPYVKIQWYNHTERESTWELEEKMRTLYPYLFKDQVNSSFEDEILNKEGRM